From the genome of Miscanthus floridulus cultivar M001 chromosome 10, ASM1932011v1, whole genome shotgun sequence, one region includes:
- the LOC136488840 gene encoding uncharacterized protein, whose protein sequence is MEAYCKLVQRLEDKFNGLELNHVGQKYNEAADELAKMASARAPVPPNVFARDLHKPSIGCTSTIEEGPPVEPMAKPDTPSAAETPSTEPEVMEVNAEPPQTDQDTDWRVPFLDWLDQGELPDDRTEA, encoded by the coding sequence atggaggcttactgcaagttggtacaacgcctagaagacaagttcaacggtcttGAACTAAATCACGTCGGGCAGAAGTACAACGAGGCAGCCGACGAgttggcaaagatggcctcggcacgggccccggtccccccaaacgtcttcgccagagacctccacaaaccttccattggctgcacctcgacaatagaggagggcccacctgtggaacccatggcaaagcccgaCACCCCCTCTGCTGCTGAGACCCcatcgaccgagcccgaggtcatggaagtcaacgccgagcctccgcagaccgatcaggacacggattggcgagtcccgttcctcgattggcttgatcagggggagcttcctgacgacagaACCGAAGCGTGA
- the LOC136484870 gene encoding aquaporin SIP1-1, with protein MAMGAAVRAAAADAVVTFLWVLCASALGASTAAVTSYLGVQEGAGGHYSLLVTASLLSVLLFTFDLLCGALGGASFNPTDFAASYAAGLDSPSLFSVALRFPAQAAGAVGGALAISELMPAQYKHTLAGPSLKVDPHTGALAEGVLTFVITLAVLWVIVKGPRNAILKTLLLSVSIVSLILAGAEYTGPSMNPANAFGWAYVNNWHNTWEQLYVYWICPFIGAMLAGWTFRAVFLPPAPKPKTKKA; from the exons ATGGCGATGGGAGCGGCGGTTCGCGCGGCGGCCGCGGACGCCGTGGTGACGTTCCTGTGGGTGCTGTGCGCCTCCGCGCTCGGCGCCTCCACGGCGGCCGTCACGTCGTACCTGGGGGTGCAGGAGGGCGCCGGCGGCCACTACTCGCTCCTCGTCACCGCGTCCCTCCTCTCGGTGCTCCTCTTCACCTTCGACCTCCTCTGCGGCGCGCTCGGCGGCGCCAGCTTCAACCCCACCGACTTCGCCGCCTCCTATGCCGCCGGGCTCGACAGCCCCTCCCTCTTCTCCGTCGCGCTCCGATTCCCGGCGCAG GCCGCCGGCGCTGTGGGCGGCGCCCTAGCGATCTCGGAGCTGATGCCGGCGCAGTACAAGCACACGCTCGCGGGCCCCTCGCTCAAGGTGGATCCCCACACCGGCGCCCTTGCGGAAGGGGTGCTCACCTTCGTCATCACCCTGGCCGTGCTCTGGGTCATCGTCAAGGGCCCCCGCAACGCCATCCTCAAGACCTTGTTGCTCTCGGTCTCCATTGTCTCCCTCATCCTGGCAGGCGCAGAGTACACCGGACCGTCCATGAACCCAGCTAAT GCATTTGGCTGGGCATATGTTAACAATTGGCACAACACATGGGAGCAGCTGTATGTGTACTGGATATGCCCCTTTATTGGGGCCATGCTTGCTGGATGGACCTTTAGGGCGGTGTTCCTACCACCGGCACCTAAGCCTAAGACCAAGAAAGCATAA
- the LOC136488842 gene encoding uncharacterized protein, translating to MEGIWMSSSALSDEEILHRVGETVEAKLKGGNLTPFAMRPSRGFLSLGMRDVRSSPPPVLEDVGRRAINRTHADAQKRRKDAKAVKHTKHILAREELDKRRRQQWKDGLPLEESPSTSLSTEASDGNDEGEGGRGPLDHLPDVVEVVPGALASSPAPPGGGGEADPGPAVARFRAEADTPEARALGKRAVSPVGSVAVVEQVAVEATPPPPQRTEGALGSAEDRPAPMDTEAMPLPPPPPLRMRLIFLSRKRPADDLPLAPLKALKASSGSSTH from the exons ATGGAGGGCatctggatgtcctcctccgccctttccgatgaggaaattcttcatcgggtgggggagacggtagaggcgaagttgaagggcggcaacttgacccccttcgcgatgcgaccatcgcgggggttcctttcgctg gggatgagggacgtgcgctcctctccgccacCCGTTCTCGAGGACGtggggcggcgggcgatcaaccgcacTCACGCCGATGCACAGAAGaggcgaaaggacgccaaggcAGTGAAGCacacgaagcacatcctcgcgcgcgaggagctggataagcgccgccgtcaacaatggaaggatggtctcccgttggaggaatccccgtcgacatcgttgtcgacggaggcctcggacgggaatgaTGAGGGTGAgggggggcgaggtcccctggaccacctccctgacgtagtggaggtggtgcctggggcgctggcaagcagcccggcacccccaggagggggaggagaagcggacccaggGCCGGCCGTTGCCCGCttcagggccgaggccgacacgcccgaggcgcgggcgttaggcaaacgcgccgtcagcccggtaggctcggtggccgtggtggagcaggtggcggtggaggcgacgcccccgcccccgcagaggaccgaaggggcgctggGGTCtgctgaggaccgaccggcgccgatggatacggaggcgatgccactgccgccgcctccgccattgcggatgag gttaattttccttagtcggaagcggcctgcggatgacctccccttggcgccccttaaggcgctcaaggcgagcTCCGGCTCCTCCACCCACTAG